Genomic DNA from Candidatus Limnocylindria bacterium:
CGGCTTCGTCGGCTTGATCGTCTTCTGGGAGGTCGCCGCGAACACCGGGATCTTCCGCAAGTCTCTGGTGAGCGCGCCGTCGTCGGTCTGGAGGGCCGCGGTCACTGACTTCGGCAACGGCACGATCTGGCCGCACATCGCAGCGAGCACCGGGGAGTTCGCGGTCGGCTTCCTGGTGTCACTGGCGATCGGCATCCCGCTGGGTCTCGCGATCGGCTGGTTCCGCCGGGTCGACTACTTCTTCAACGGGCTGCTTGCCGGGCTCAATGCCACGCCCAACGTCGCGCTCATCCCGCTCATCGTCCTCATTGCCGGCATCGGGTTCGAGTCGAAGGTGATCGTGGTGTTCCTCTCCGCGTTCTTCGCCGTGGTCGTCACCACGTTCACCGGCGTGCAGTCGATCGCGCGACGCCATCTCGAGATCACTCGGAGCTTCGGCGGCTCGCGCTGGCTCGCCTTCCGCACCGTCGCGCTCCCGAGCACGATCCCGTACATCCTGAGTGGCATCCGGATCGGCGCCGGCCGCGCGCTGGTCGGCGTGGTGAGCGCGGAGTTCCTCTCAGCGAATGTCGGCCTCGGCTACTACATCGGCTTCTTCGGGGTCTTCCTCGACACCGCTCGAGTGATGCTGGGCATCGTCCTGTTCGGCATCTTCGGCGTCGTACTCGGCGAGGTCATCCGCGTCGCCGAGCACCGTTATGACGTCTGGCGCCCGGAGCTGCATCGCTAGTCGACGCGTGTCAGGTCAATTGAACGCGCTCCCGCCGTCGACGAGCAGCGTCTGCCCGGTGATGAACTCGCTGTCGTCGGACATGAGGAACGCGATCGTGCCGACCAGATCCCCGGGCTTCTCGACCCGCTGAAGGCAGCGGACCTTCACCGGCGCCTCGCGCATCGCGACGGTCTCCTCGTTCGGCTCCTCTTCGCTGAGCGTGCTGCCCGGACATACGACGTTCACGCGGATCCACGCGCCGCCGAGCTCGCGAGCGAGCGTGCGGCTGAACCCGATGAGCGCACTCTTCGATGCGACGTAGTGGGCGCGCGTCGGGACGCC
This window encodes:
- a CDS encoding ABC transporter permease; the protein is MIAVRPAPGQWLARLRAGNERVFYGVAGFVGLIVFWEVAANTGIFRKSLVSAPSSVWRAAVTDFGNGTIWPHIAASTGEFAVGFLVSLAIGIPLGLAIGWFRRVDYFFNGLLAGLNATPNVALIPLIVLIAGIGFESKVIVVFLSAFFAVVVTTFTGVQSIARRHLEITRSFGGSRWLAFRTVALPSTIPYILSGIRIGAGRALVGVVSAEFLSANVGLGYYIGFFGVFLDTARVMLGIVLFGIFGVVLGEVIRVAEHRYDVWRPELHR